From Oreochromis aureus strain Israel breed Guangdong linkage group 4, ZZ_aureus, whole genome shotgun sequence, a single genomic window includes:
- the kcnj19a gene encoding G protein-activated inward rectifier potassium channel 1 isoform X2: MAALRRKFGEDYQVVNTNRASSFSAPVKKKRQRFVEKNGRCNVQHGNLGGETSRYLSDLFTTLVDLKWRWNLLIFILTYTIAWLVMASMWWVIAYIRGDLNHGHDSSYTPCVANVYNFPSAFLFFIETEATIGYGYRYITEKCPEGIILFLFQSLLGSIVDAFLIGCMFIKMSQPKKRAETLMFSQDAVISLRDGKLCLMFRVGNLRNSHMVSAQIRCKLIKSRQTPEGEFLPLDQCELDVGFGTGADQLFLVSPLTICHEINPKSPFFDLSQRSLMSEQFEIVVILEGIVETTGETMELNRLRAEGKDQREARSQAGNTAVLC, encoded by the exons ATGGCGGCACTTCGTAGAAAATTTGGCGAAGACTATCAGGTGGTTAACACAAATCGGGCTTCATCTTTTTCTGCTCCGGTGAAGAAGAAACGCCAGCGTTTCGTGGAGAAGAACGGTCGCTGCAATGTGCAGCACGGAAACCTCGGTGGAGAGACCAGCAggtacctctctgacctgttcACCACTTTGGTAGACCTAAAGTGGCGATGGAACCTACTGATCTTCATCCTAACTTACACCATCGCATGGCTGGTCATGGCATCGATGTGGTGGGTCATTGCGTACATCAGAGGAGATTTAAATCATGGCCACGACTCATCCTACACCCCCTGTGTGGCCAATGTTTACAACTTCCCCTCAGCTTTTCTGTTCTTCATCGAGACTGAGGCCACAATTGGTTACGGCTACCGGTACATTACGGAGAAGTGTCCGGAGGGCATCATCCTTTTCTTGTTCCAATCGCTGCTGGGCTCCATAGTGGACGCTTTTCTCATCGGTTGTATGTTCATAAAAATGTCCCAACCCAAGAAACGCGCAGAAACGCTCATGTTCAGTCAGGACGCGGTGATTTCTCTGCGAGACGGCAAACTATGCCTCATGTTCCGTGTGGGCAACCTGCGGAACAGCCACATGGTGTCCGCACAGATCAGGTGCAAGCTTATAAAG TCTCGTCAGACACCCGAGGGCGAGTTCCTGCCTCTGGACCAGTGCGAATTGGATGTGGGCTTTGGAACGGGTGCAGACCAGCTCTTTCTGGTATCCCCTCTCACCATTTGTCATGAAATTAATCCCAAGAGCCCCTTTTTCGACCTATCCCAGCGTTCTCTCATGAGCGAACAGTTTGAAATTGTCGTTATCCTCGAGGGCATCGTTGAAACCACCG GAGAAACCATGGAGCTGAATAGGCTTAGAGCAGAAGGGAAGGATCAGCGGGAAGCGAGAAGCCAGGCAGGCAACACGGCTGTGCTCTGTTGA
- the kcnj19a gene encoding G protein-activated inward rectifier potassium channel 1 isoform X3 — translation MAALRRKFGEDYQVVNTNRASSFSAPVKKKRQRFVEKNGRCNVQHGNLGGETSRYLSDLFTTLVDLKWRWNLLIFILTYTIAWLVMASMWWVIAYIRGDLNHGHDSSYTPCVANVYNFPSAFLFFIETEATIGYGYRYITEKCPEGIILFLFQSLLGSIVDAFLIGCMFIKMSQPKKRAETLMFSQDAVISLRDGKLCLMFRVGNLRNSHMVSAQIRCKLIKSRQTPEGEFLPLDQCELDVGFGTGADQLFLVSPLTICHEINPKSPFFDLSQRSLMSEQFEIVVILEGIVETTAVLLGIPP, via the exons ATGGCGGCACTTCGTAGAAAATTTGGCGAAGACTATCAGGTGGTTAACACAAATCGGGCTTCATCTTTTTCTGCTCCGGTGAAGAAGAAACGCCAGCGTTTCGTGGAGAAGAACGGTCGCTGCAATGTGCAGCACGGAAACCTCGGTGGAGAGACCAGCAggtacctctctgacctgttcACCACTTTGGTAGACCTAAAGTGGCGATGGAACCTACTGATCTTCATCCTAACTTACACCATCGCATGGCTGGTCATGGCATCGATGTGGTGGGTCATTGCGTACATCAGAGGAGATTTAAATCATGGCCACGACTCATCCTACACCCCCTGTGTGGCCAATGTTTACAACTTCCCCTCAGCTTTTCTGTTCTTCATCGAGACTGAGGCCACAATTGGTTACGGCTACCGGTACATTACGGAGAAGTGTCCGGAGGGCATCATCCTTTTCTTGTTCCAATCGCTGCTGGGCTCCATAGTGGACGCTTTTCTCATCGGTTGTATGTTCATAAAAATGTCCCAACCCAAGAAACGCGCAGAAACGCTCATGTTCAGTCAGGACGCGGTGATTTCTCTGCGAGACGGCAAACTATGCCTCATGTTCCGTGTGGGCAACCTGCGGAACAGCCACATGGTGTCCGCACAGATCAGGTGCAAGCTTATAAAG TCTCGTCAGACACCCGAGGGCGAGTTCCTGCCTCTGGACCAGTGCGAATTGGATGTGGGCTTTGGAACGGGTGCAGACCAGCTCTTTCTGGTATCCCCTCTCACCATTTGTCATGAAATTAATCCCAAGAGCCCCTTTTTCGACCTATCCCAGCGTTCTCTCATGAGCGAACAGTTTGAAATTGTCGTTATCCTCGAGGGCATCGTTGAAACCACCG ccGTGCTTCTAGGCATCCCCCCATAA
- the kcnj19a gene encoding G protein-activated inward rectifier potassium channel 1 isoform X1, protein MAALRRKFGEDYQVVNTNRASSFSAPVKKKRQRFVEKNGRCNVQHGNLGGETSRYLSDLFTTLVDLKWRWNLLIFILTYTIAWLVMASMWWVIAYIRGDLNHGHDSSYTPCVANVYNFPSAFLFFIETEATIGYGYRYITEKCPEGIILFLFQSLLGSIVDAFLIGCMFIKMSQPKKRAETLMFSQDAVISLRDGKLCLMFRVGNLRNSHMVSAQIRCKLIKSRQTPEGEFLPLDQCELDVGFGTGADQLFLVSPLTICHEINPKSPFFDLSQRSLMSEQFEIVVILEGIVETTGMTCQARTSYTEDEVLWGHRFLPVMSLEEGFFRVDYSQFHSTFEVPTPPYSVKEHEEKNSLPSPLSTPTPALTESHGARRNRVFSVDCINTTEERGRHVGTGIRLPSKLQRMSSSGKEDLQRKVLMLSSQHSEKACSTGDLPLKLQRLSSSPGPEAANRLGLKSLKVGFEPMTQSTGDLYQHSLPSTLSPAPVPMHSPLLSAGGRLEDNLPPKLRKMNADR, encoded by the exons ATGGCGGCACTTCGTAGAAAATTTGGCGAAGACTATCAGGTGGTTAACACAAATCGGGCTTCATCTTTTTCTGCTCCGGTGAAGAAGAAACGCCAGCGTTTCGTGGAGAAGAACGGTCGCTGCAATGTGCAGCACGGAAACCTCGGTGGAGAGACCAGCAggtacctctctgacctgttcACCACTTTGGTAGACCTAAAGTGGCGATGGAACCTACTGATCTTCATCCTAACTTACACCATCGCATGGCTGGTCATGGCATCGATGTGGTGGGTCATTGCGTACATCAGAGGAGATTTAAATCATGGCCACGACTCATCCTACACCCCCTGTGTGGCCAATGTTTACAACTTCCCCTCAGCTTTTCTGTTCTTCATCGAGACTGAGGCCACAATTGGTTACGGCTACCGGTACATTACGGAGAAGTGTCCGGAGGGCATCATCCTTTTCTTGTTCCAATCGCTGCTGGGCTCCATAGTGGACGCTTTTCTCATCGGTTGTATGTTCATAAAAATGTCCCAACCCAAGAAACGCGCAGAAACGCTCATGTTCAGTCAGGACGCGGTGATTTCTCTGCGAGACGGCAAACTATGCCTCATGTTCCGTGTGGGCAACCTGCGGAACAGCCACATGGTGTCCGCACAGATCAGGTGCAAGCTTATAAAG TCTCGTCAGACACCCGAGGGCGAGTTCCTGCCTCTGGACCAGTGCGAATTGGATGTGGGCTTTGGAACGGGTGCAGACCAGCTCTTTCTGGTATCCCCTCTCACCATTTGTCATGAAATTAATCCCAAGAGCCCCTTTTTCGACCTATCCCAGCGTTCTCTCATGAGCGAACAGTTTGAAATTGTCGTTATCCTCGAGGGCATCGTTGAAACCACCG GTATGACATGCCAGGCAAGAACGTCATACACTGAGGATGAGGTTTTATGGGGCCATCGTTTCCTGCCAGTAATGTCCCTGGAAGAGGGTTTTTTCAGGGTCGACTACTCTCAGTTCCACAGCACGTTCGAGGTGCCGACACCACCGTACAGTGTCAAGGAGCACGAAGAGAAGAATTCTCTGCCTTCGCCTCTGTCCACTCCTACCCCCGCACTGACTGAGAGCCACGGTGCCCGGCGTAACCGCGTGTTTTCTGTGGATTGTATTAATACTACTGAGGAAAGGGGCCGTCATGTAGGGACTGGGATTCGACTTCCAAGCAAATTGCAGAGGATGAGTTCGTCGGGGAAGGAGGACCTTCAGAGGAAAGTGCTTATGCTTAGCTCCCAGCACTCAGAGAAGGCCTGCAGCACCGGAGATCTCCCCCTGAAGCTGCAACGTCTCAGTTCCTCACCTGGCCCCGAGGCAGCAAATCGTCTAGGGCTTAAGTCTCTCAAGGTGGGCTTTGAACCCATGACCCAGTCAACTGGAGACCTGTACCAACACAGCCTGCCATCCACGCTGTCCCCTGCTCCGGTTCCCATGCACAGCCCACTTCTTTCAGCCGGAGGGAGGTTGGAGGATAACCTGCCACCAAAGCTAAGGAAGATGAATGCCGACCGCTGA